One Nicotiana tomentosiformis chromosome 4, ASM39032v3, whole genome shotgun sequence genomic window carries:
- the LOC104098340 gene encoding E3 ubiquitin-protein ligase WAV3, whose product MGTGWRRAFCTTIPRDREPHFVDKHAQDSQQQNGQQIPSPSPSPRSCSKLGFLSSSNPSTPRLRCKTNKANSNDINSLISPKLHCKTTPKSNIKSPKTLLGSNPSSPRSPFSILKNTLRLSKQSCGVCTQSVKSGQGMAIYTAECSHTFHFPCIASHVRKQSTLVCPVCNSTWKDVPLLAIHKLQQHQDQQQDSYPNTPTKKQEKPQTLLPNVKTYYKPEQQQCDFKAYNDDEPLLTPRAGAKFVPIPEVNEEQDEDEEEVEEFRGFFVNPISSDEAFANQRENNRGVEVSLMPEAAIVSVGRTHETYAVVLKVKAPPPPSMSPAGNANTGPGNFLGPARRAPIDLVTVLDVSGSMSGAKLQMLKRAMRLVISSLGSADRLSIVAFSAMPKRLLPLRRMTQQGQRSARRIVDRLVCSQGTCMGEALRKATKVLEDRRERNPVASIMLLSDGQDEKIQESNTHNRRSESTHVSSTRFGHIEIPVHSSGFGKKAGYSYEPAEDAFSKCVGGLLSVVVQDLKIQLDFSSGSDPAEVAAVYSYNGRPTVLGSSCVRLGDLYAEEERELLLEVKVPTMTNGSHHVLSVRCCYKDPASQEVVYGREHSLLVPRPQAIRSSIPKIERLRNLFITIRAIAESRRLIEHNELSSAMQLLSSARALLIQSGSAFVDEYVRGLEAELTEVQWRKQYQQQVEQQKLIQRQRMTEREIGLFLDENGEPLTPTSAWRAAEKLAKVATMRKSMNRVSDLHGFENARF is encoded by the exons ATGGGAACAGGTTGGAGAAGAGCTTTTTGCACAACAATCCCAAGAGATAGAGAACCTCATTTTGTTGATAAACATGCACAAGATTCACAACAACAAAATGGACAACAAATCCCAAGCCCAAGTCCTAGTCCAAGAAGCTGCTCAAAGCTTGGTTTTTTATCAAGTAGCAATCCTTCTACTCCTCGTTTGCGTTGTAAAACCAATAAAGCAAACTCCAATGATATCAACAGTCTTATTAGTCCCAAACTCCATTGCAAAACAACCCCAAAATCCAACATCAAAAGCCCAAAAACTCTTCTTGGTTCCAATCCATCTTCTCCAAGATCTCCCTTTTCAATTCTCAAGAACACACTCCGTCTCTCCAAA CAAAGCTGTGGAGTTTGTACACAGAGTGTGAAATCAGGACAAGGAATGGCAATATACACAGCAGAATGCTCTCATACTTTTCATTTTCCTTGCATTGCTTCTCATGTTAGAAAACAGAGCACTTTGGTTTGCCCTGTTTGTAATTCCACTTGGAAAGATGTACCCCTTTTAGCCATTCATAAACTTCAACAACACCAAGATCAACAACAAGATTCATATCCCAATACTCCAACCAAAAAACAAGAAAAGCCACAAACTTTGTTACCAAATGTGAAAACTTATTACAAACCAGAGCAGCAGCAGTGTGATTTCAAAGCTTACAATGATGATGAACCCCTTTTGACTCCTAGAGCTGGAGCTAAATTTGTTCCAATACCAGAAGTAAATGAAGAacaagatgaagatgaagaagaagttgaAGAATTTCGTGGGTTTTTCGTGAATCCCATTTCTAGTGATGAAGCATTTGCTAATCAGAGAGAGAATAACAGAGGTGTTGAAGTTAGTTTGATGCCCGAAGCTGCCATTGTTTCAGTTGGGAGAACTCATGAGACTTACGCCGTTGTATTGAAGGTCAAAGCGCCACCACCTCCGTCAATGTCTCCGGCGGGAAATGCTAATACCGGGCCGGGCAATTTTCTAGGCCCGGCTCGGCGTGCGCCAATTGATTTGGTGACTGTGTTGGATGTGAGCGGCAGTATGAGTGGAGCTAAGCTTCAGATGTTAAAACGAGCTATGAGATTGGTTATTTCCTCTCTCGGCTCGGCTGATCGGCTTTCGATTGTGGCTTTTTCGGCTATGCCAAAGAGGTTACTTCCATTGAGGAGAATGACTCAACAAGGTCAACGCTCGGCTCGGCGCATAGTTGACCGGCTTGTTTGTAGCCAAGGAACTTGTATGGGCGAAGCTTTGAGAAAAGCAACAAAAGTACTTGAAGATCGGCGGGAGAGAAATCCAGTGGCTAGCATTATGCTGTTATCAGACGGTCAAGATGAGAAGATCCAGGAAAGTAATACTCACAATCGACGGTCGGAATCCACCCACGTGTCGTCCACACGTTTTGGTCATATAGAAATTCCGGTTCACTCTTCTGGCTTTGGTAAAAAAGCTGGCTACAGCTATGAACCGGCAGAAGATGCTTTCTCAAAATGTGTTGGCGGTTTGTTGAGTGTTGTGGTTCAAGATCTGAAAATCCAGCTGGATTTTTCTTCCGGTTCGGACCCGGCTGAGGTGGCAGCAGTTTATTCTTACAACGGTCGACCAACAGTTCTCGGCTCGAGCTGTGTTCGGCTCGGCGATCTCTACGCCGAGGAAGAAAGAGAGTTACTCTTAGAAGTAAAGGTCCCAACAATGACTAATGGGTCACACCATGTGTTATCCGTTAGATGCTGTTACAAGGACCCCGCAAGTCAAGAAGTAGTCTATGGAAGAGAACATTCTTTGTTGGTTCCAAGACCTCAAGCCATTCGATCATCGATTCCGAAAATCGAACGGCTAAGGAATCTTTTCATAACTATTAGAGCAATCGCGGAGTCTAGGAGATTAATTGAGCATAATGAGCTATCTAGCGCGATGCAATTATTGTCATCGGCTCGGGCATTGTTGATACAATCCGGCTCGGCTTTTGTTGACGAGTATGTTAGAGGCTTAGAAGCCGAGCTGACCGAAGTGCAATGGAGGAAACAATATCAACAGCAAGTAGAGCAGCAAAAATTGATCCAACGGCAGAGAATGACCGAGAGGGAAATCGGTTTGTTCTTAGACGAAAATGGCGAGCCGCTAACGCCAACTTCGGCTTGGAGAGCAGCTGAAAAACTAGCTAAAGTGGCTACGATGAGGAAGTCGATGAATAGAGTCAGCGATTTGCACGGATTTGAAAATGCTAGATTTTGA
- the LOC104098341 gene encoding glutamyl-tRNA reductase 1, chloroplastic-like: MAIPTAFSGAKLESLSSSATSPAPIGLFSHPGRVRRLPIQKGLFNLGIRCEVAASDVLSQSQNSENVTSSSSLSALEQLKTSAADRYTKERSSIVVIGLSIHTTPVEIREKLAIPEAEWPRAIGELCNLNHIEEAAVLSTCNRMEIYVVALSQHRGVKEVTEWMSKTSGVPVTEICKHRFLLYNNDATQHLFEVSAGLDSLVLGEGQILAQVKQVVKVGQGVTGFGRNISGLFKHAITVGKRVRTETNIAAGAVSVSSAAVELALMKLPESSHASTRMLVIGAGKMGKLVIKHLVAKGCTRMVVVNRSEERVSAIREEMKDVEIIYKPLGEMLNSSAEADVIFTSTASETPLFLKEHVLDLPPVAASVGGLRLFVDISVPRNVGACVNELENARVYNVDDLKEVVAANKEDRLRKAMEAQAIISEESKQFEAWRDSLETVPTIKKLRAYAERLRVAELEKCMSKMGDDISKKTRKAVDDLSRGIVNKLLHGPMQHLRCDGSDSRTLSETLENMHALNRMFNLETDISVLEQKIRAKVEQTQK; encoded by the exons ATGGCTATTCCAACCGCATTTTCCGGTGCCAAGCTCGAGTCTTTATCATCGTCGGCGACTTCTCCGGCGCCTATCGGGTTGTTCTCCCATCCGGGTCGGGTCAGACGGTTGCCAATTCAAAAGGGGTTGTTTAATTTAGGGATCAGGTGTGAGGTGGCAGCATCTGATGTTTTGAGTCAAAGTCAAAATTCTGAAAATGTGACTTCATCTTCCAGCCTTTCTGCTCTTGAACAGCTCAAAACCTCAGCTGCTGACA GATATACCAAGGAAAGGAGCAGTATTGTTGTCATTGGGCTCAGTATCCACACTACACCTGTTGAAATACGTGAAAAACTGGCAATTCCTGAAGCAGAGTGGCCGAGAGCTATTGGGGAGCTCTGCAATTTGAATCATATTGAAGAAGCTGCAGTTCTTAGCACCTGTAACAGAATGGAGATCTATGTTGTGGCTCTTTCTCAACATCGTGGCGTTAAAGAAGTTACTGAATGGATGTCAAAG ACAAGTGGAGTACCTGTTACAGAGATTTGTAAGCACCGATTTTTACTGTACAACAATGATGCTACACAGCACCTCTTTGAAGTATCAGCTGGGCTAGACTCCTTGGTCTTAGGGGAAGGTCAAATCCTTGCTCAAGTCAAGCAAGTAGTCAAGGTTGGTCAAGGAGTTACAGGCTTCGGAAGGAACATTAGTGGACTATTCAAGCATGCAATCACTGTCGGAAAGAGGGTTAGAACTGAAACAAACATTGCAGCTGGGGCAGTTTCTGTTAGTTCAGCTGCTGTGGAGCTGGCTTTGATGAAGCTTCCTGAATCCTCCCATGCTAGTACTAGGATGCTAGTTATTGGAGCAGGCAAGATGGGGAAGCTTGTGATCAAGCACTTGGTAGCTAAGGGATGCACTAGGATGGTCGTCGTAAACAGAAGTGAGGAAAGAGTTTCTGCCATTCGTGAAGAGATGAAAGATGTTGAGATAATCTACAAGCCCCTCGGTGAAATGCTTAATAGTTCTGCTGAAGCTGATGTTATCTTCACAAGCACCGCATCAGAAACCCCGCTGTTTCTGAAAGAACATGTGCTGGATCTTCCACCTGTTGCTGCAAGTGTTGGGGGTTTAAGGCTTTTCGTCGACATCTCGGTTCCTAGGAATGTGGGTGCTTGTGTGAACGAGCTAGAGAATGCACGAGTGTACAATGTGGATGATCTAAAGGAGGTTGTGGCAGCTAATAAGGAGGACCGCCTTCGAAAAGCAATGGAAGCTCAGGCAATTATTTCTGAGGAATCCAAACAGTTTGAAGCTTGGAGGGATTCCTTGGAGACTGTTCCCACCATCAAGAAACTGCGGGCTTATGCTGAAAGACTAAGGGTTGCTGAACTTGAGAAGTGCATGTCAAAAATGGGCGATGATATCTCAAAGAAGACAAGGAAGGCTGTCGATGATCTTAGTCGCGGTATAGTTAACAAGCTCCTTCATGGTCCCATGCAACACTTACGATGCGATGGGAGTGACAGCCGCACATTGAGTGAGACCCTTGAGAATATGCACGCGCTAAATAGGATGTTCAACCTTGAGACAGATATATCAGTATTGGAACAAAAAATTCGAGCTAAAGTGGAGCAAACTCAAAAATAA